The following proteins are co-located in the Lacticaseibacillus paracasei subsp. paracasei genome:
- a CDS encoding PTS lactose/cellobiose transporter subunit IIA, whose amino-acid sequence MSEEDQNLETVMGLIMNGGNAKSSAFEAIHAAKAGDFEKADEKLKESDHFLTEAHNVQTGMLTAEAQGDHAEVTLLMVHSQDHLMNAITFRDLAGEMVDLYKRLSEKEA is encoded by the coding sequence ATGAGTGAAGAAGATCAGAACCTCGAAACTGTCATGGGCTTGATCATGAATGGTGGCAACGCCAAGAGTTCTGCCTTTGAAGCTATTCACGCAGCCAAAGCAGGCGATTTTGAAAAGGCCGACGAAAAGCTTAAAGAGTCCGACCACTTTCTGACTGAAGCCCACAACGTTCAAACAGGCATGTTAACCGCTGAAGCCCAAGGCGATCATGCCGAGGTTACCTTGTTAATGGTTCACAGTCAGGATCATCTGATGAATGCCATCACCTTCCGCGATTTAGCTGGTGAAATGGTTGATTTGTACAAACGATTAAGCGAGAAAGAAGCCTAG
- a CDS encoding PTS sugar transporter subunit IIB has protein sequence MAEKKIMLVCAAGMSTSMLVARMQKAAEKDGVEVNIFATAASDADNKLAEEKPDVLMLGPQVRYLEGQFKKDLDIPVDVINMQDYGLMNGEKVLKASLKAIADGKQGEEA, from the coding sequence ATGGCAGAGAAAAAGATTATGTTGGTCTGCGCCGCTGGTATGTCAACAAGTATGCTGGTTGCACGCATGCAAAAAGCCGCCGAAAAAGATGGCGTTGAGGTCAATATTTTTGCAACCGCCGCTTCCGATGCAGACAACAAATTAGCTGAGGAAAAACCAGATGTTCTGATGTTAGGACCTCAAGTCCGCTATCTTGAAGGTCAATTCAAAAAGGATCTCGATATTCCGGTTGATGTGATTAACATGCAGGATTACGGCTTGATGAACGGCGAAAAAGTCCTCAAGGCGTCCTTGAAGGCAATTGCAGATGGTAAACAAGGAGAAGAAGCATAA